A stretch of the Nakaseomyces glabratus chromosome L, complete sequence genome encodes the following:
- the AIM45 gene encoding Aim45p (CAGL0L09229g~Ortholog(s) have mitochondrion localization) — MLSSRLVTRAFRPNNFRFASTLTFLESTANGEISPASLSALNASSKLKNPITAVILGSGAPSAAETLKNNYKCDGLSNILVLNDSRFDHYLPEKIAPALAELLKSDDYSHFVTASSSVGKNILGRIGAELDSQPVSDVLEIKDEQTFVRPIYAGNIITTIKSSQKKQLVSIRPSSFDAVASGSTSGANITEKSVDIPDSNAIEWESENILKSGRPELGSAKVIVSGGRAFKDKETFEKLLTPLADTLHAAIGATRAAVDNGFCDNSLQIGQTGKVVAPDLYIAAGISGAIQHLAGIKDSKVIVAINNDPEAPIFKVADYALVEDVYKVLPELTEKLK; from the coding sequence atgcTATCTAGTAGACTAGTCACACGTGCATTCAGGCCAAACAACTTTAGATTTGCCTCTACTTTGACCTTTTTAGAGTCTACTGCTAATGGTGAGATATCTCCTGCCTCTTTGAGTGCCTTGAATGCTTCAAGCAAGTTAAAAAATCCAATTACGGCCGTAATTTTGGGCTCTGGTGCCCCATCAGCTGCTGAAACACTGAAGAATAATTACAAATGTGACGGACTATCTAATATATTGGTCTTGAATGATTCAAGATTTGACCACTATCTGCCTGAAAAAATTGCTCCCGCACTAGCTGAGTTGTTGAAATCTGATGATTACTCGCATTTTGTAACCGCTAGCTCCTCAGTTGGTAAGAATATTCTGGGAAGAATAGGTGCCGAATTGGACTCACAGCCGGTAAGTGATGTCCTAGAAATTAAAGATGAACAAACTTTTGTTAGACCAATTTATGCTGGTAACATCATTACTACTATTAAATCGTCGCAGAAAAAGCAACTTGTATCAATTAGACCATCTTCATTTGATGCTGTAGCATCTGGATCAACTTCAGGTGCTAACATTACAGAAAAGTCAGTTGATATCCCAGATAGCAACGCTATTGAATGGGAAAGTgagaatattttgaaaagtgGTAGACCAGAGCTCGGTTCCGCAAAAGTAATTGTCTCTGGTGGCCGTGCATTTAAAGACAAGGAAACCTTCGAGAAATTGCTTACACCACTGGCTGATACTTTGCATGCAGCTATTGGTGCAACCAGAGCTGCAGTAGACAACGGATTCTGTGATAACTCACTTCAAATTGGACAAACGGGTAAAGTTGTCGCTCCTGATTTATATATTGCAGCAGGCATTTCAGGTGCTATCCAACATCTGGCAGGTATCAAGGATTCAAAGGTCATTGTAGCCATCAACAATGATCCAGAGGCACCTATATTCAAAGTAGCTGATTATGCATTGGTTGAAGATGTGTACAAAGTTCTCCCTGAACTAACTGAAAAACTCAAATAA
- the HAL1 gene encoding Hal1p (CAGL0L09251g~Ortholog(s) have role in positive regulation of transcription from RNA polymerase II promoter, response to salt stress and cytoplasm localization), with protein sequence MSLDGIINGYTVLNLNHSSDRFSIYNAKDRNGSPCLLKVCHDGGSKQTAYKQATSDAMLESFIYNNNGEEIQCYIFPTSTLDYFTCNQSSNPTKSHQSRLKTLKSGIRYELLKTPTPDGGMQFACHSSDDCDDDDNDDDDDDEEEEEEEEEEEEEEEELENSDSDSDEDEDLEVNIIVHDDIAKCPLEPILNSKNQPNAELEYIHTSQEHIHFVNNPVLQRVCHRQHRPIVRTPVPKSCPAYHDGVQDNIQQKKLSCQKGQFELQMLQSSMLKRRSTSSAGH encoded by the coding sequence ATGTCACTGGATGGTATAATCAACGGATATACTGTTCTGAATCTGAATCATTCAAGCGATCGTTTCAGTATATACAACGCCAAAGATCGCAACGGGAGCCCCTGCTTGTTGAAAGTGTGTCACGATGGCGGATCAAAGCAAACAGCTTATAAACAGGCCACCAGCGATGCCATGCTTGAATCGTTCATCTACAACAACAACGGCGAAGAAATACAATGCTATATCTTCCCTACAAGCACGCTCGACTATTTCACCTGTAACCAATCATCAAACCCAACTAAGTCACACCAGTCAAGACTGAAGACACTGAAGTCTGGAATACGATATGAGCTTTTGAAAACACCTACTCCGGATGGTGGTATGCAATTCGCTTGTCATTCCAGCGATGATTGTGACGACGACGATaatgatgacgatgatgacgatgaagaagaagaagaagaagaagaagaagaagaagaagaagaagaagagctGGAGAATAGTGACTCCGATAGTGACGAGGATGAGGACTTGGAAGTAAACATAATTGTCCATGACGATATCGCTAAATGCCCCTTGGAACCAATCctgaattcaaaaaatcaGCCTAACGCGGAACTGGAATACATACATACCTCACAGGAGCATATACATTTTGTGAATAATCCCGTTTTACAGCGTGTGTGTCACAGACAACACAGACCAATTGTACGAACACCAGTACCAAAGTCCTGCCCTGCATACCACGATGGTGTCCAGGATAATATAcaacagaagaaattgtCGTGTCAAAAGGGGCAGTTTGAACTTCAAATGCTACAGAGCTCGATGCTTAAGAGAAGGTCTACCTCAAGTGCTGGACATTAA
- the ICL2 gene encoding methylisocitrate lyase ICL2 (CAGL0L09273g~Ortholog(s) have isocitrate lyase activity, methylisocitrate lyase activity, role in propionate catabolic process, 2-methylcitrate cycle and mitochondrial matrix localization): MLRNYPKNLIGPRTIARTTHTSCYNGGSIKTYVEDQVKAVTEWFGSDRFQNIKRTYTPLDVVKHRGSINPCEVIYPSAFPSRKLFSLVEEHFKDKKPLHTLGVLDPVQMTQLSRCEDLKVAYVSGWACSSTMVGSTNDVSPDFGDYPYNTVPNQVERIMKAQQMHDRKAYLEKFMTDQKSSSNAEFIDYLKPIIADGDMGHGGPTTVMKVAKLFAEKGAAAVHLEDQLVGGKRCGHLSGAVLVPTGAHLSRLISTRFQWDIMGTENLILARTDSCNAKLISSDIDPRDHSFIQGILNPSKTDRWADKLLELERKEVDKSIIAEAEKEWYDQNKLYTYEEMIQIRFTESEYKDYLTRKDKYLQTQGKNFLSVREMKNIATEVNSTKRLEFCWMAPRTKEGYYMFKGGMEPAIRRSLVFAPYSDMIWLETKTPDLEQAKSFSKEIHNTYPHVKFVYNLSPSFNWTAHGFNGDKLKSFIWDLAKEGFVLQLVSLAGLHTNAASFWDLAKNFQKDGMKAYVDKVQKIEKQLDCDVLTHQKWSGAEYMDSLLNVVQNGSSSQTMSTSGESFTENQF; this comes from the coding sequence ATGCTCCGTAATTATCCTAAGAACTTAATTGGACCTAGAACAATTGCAAGGACTACACACACCTCATGTTATAATGGTGGAAGTATAAAAACATATGTTGAAGATCAGGTTAAGGCAGTTACCGAATGGTTTGGAAGCGAtagatttcaaaatattaagaGAACGTACACACCTTTAGATGTGGTAAAACATCGGGGTAGCATAAATCCCTGTGAAGTAATTTATCCATCTGCGTTCCCATCAAGGAAGTTGTTTTCCCTAGTAGAAGAGCACTTTAAAGACAAAAAACCATTGCACACTTTGGGTGTTTTAGATCCTGTCCAAATGACCCAACTAAGTAGATGCGAAGATTTGAAAGTGGCATATGTATCTGGATGGGCCTGCTCCTCTACAATGGTTGGTTCAACCAATGATGTGTCACCAGATTTTGGAGATTATCCATATAATACTGTACCCAATCAAGTGGAGAGGATTATGAAAGCACAACAGATGCATGACCGTAAAGCTTACTTAGAGAAATTTATGACAGATCAAAAATCCTCATCAAATGCTGAATTTATTGATTATTTGAAACCAATTATTGCAGATGGTGATATGGGCCATGGCGGGCCAACAACAGTTATGAAGGTTGCAAAACTTTTTGCTGAGAAAGGTGCTGCTGCTGTCCATTTAGAAGATCAACTTGTTGGTGGTAAGAGATGTGGTCATCTAAGTGGTGCTGTTTTAGTTCCCACTGGTGCACATCTGAGTCGCTTAATCAGCACCAGATTTCAATGGGATATTATGGGCACTGAGAACTTAATACTAGCTCGTACTGATTCATGTAATGCAAAATTAATAAGCAGTGACATTGATCCTAGAGATCATAGTTTTATTCAAGGTATCCTCAATCCATCTAAAACTGATCGTTGGGCAGATAAGTTATTAGAactagaaagaaaagaggtAGACAAATCCATCATTGCTGAAGCAGAGAAGGAATGGTATGACCAAAACAAATTATATACCTACGAAGAGATGATCCAAATAAGATTCACTGAGTCAGAGTATAAGGACTATCTAACAAGAAAGGACAAGTACCTACAAACTCAGGGGAAGAACTTCCTAAGTGTTCGTGAGATGAAAAATATAGCTACGGAAGTTAACTCCACTAAACGCTTGGAATTTTGTTGGATGGCACCCAGAACTAAGGAAGGCTATTATATGTTTAAAGGAGGTATGGAACCTGCTATCAGAAGATCACTAGTTTTTGCCCCATATTCTGATATGATTTGGTTGGAGACAAAAACCCCCGACCTTGAACAAGCTAAAAGCTTTTCGAAAGAGATTCATAATACTTATCCACATGTTAAATTTGTCTATAACTTGTCACCTAGCTTCAACTGGACTGCCCACGGATTCAACGGTGACAAATTGAAATCGTTTATATGGGACCTTGCCAAAGAAGGATTTGTCTTACAATTAGTTTCCTTAGCTGGTCTTCACACAAATGCTGCTTCATTCTGGGATCTTGCCAAGAATTTCCAAAAGGATGGAATGAAGGCCTACGTGGATAAAGTACAAAAGATCGAGAAACAGCTCGATTGTGACGTCTTAACACACCAGAAATGGTCAGGTGCAGAATATATGGACTCTTTGCTAAACGTTGTACAGAATGgatcttcttctcaaaCCATGAGTACTTCTGGTGAGAGTTTTACCGAGAACCAATTCTGA
- the REC8 gene encoding Rec8p (CAGL0L09295g~Ortholog(s) have chromatin binding activity and role in meiotic sister chromatid cohesion, protein localization to chromosome, centromeric region, reciprocal meiotic recombination, synaptonemal complex assembly), protein MAVSGLPLLKESDPTQYDSVAKVWLLATLSGGNGVGGYRIRRGLVDSRFKKKDILNISIPKTCKVISRSNEALPLRQVSNLLYGVTICYNKKAEFILNDLDAMLVQLQRRLLLTNTGKSTVTVRSTVANNSTLINLNSNNFLLRDDPLFKIDFVKNFSLDESEKQLSDAQTIRKQDYINELGGLLVPAQTNSYQNVNLKSRLLKRPYTIDSDDLEELPVDESLNLNLEFDDIMSESEKTELGINSINKDIDLDINKLFPSDKTSLLGAISEETFDYYHNDEEAEEDSNLKDEDTLEQPPRKKLKPKNVFSFVKIKYDDRISISNEQIRRQQELYKDHMAILQRKVVDNSGKKLSTTYQLKPFEDLIVNSKETDIMIREKQQAKKPNELLTSLNDLFSIEEDIERGRRASSDRQSSKSRSQSLRSEEIGRRVDSSKILDNSTADNENSSSSHLMINLEQIDEDYETNDNSSEFSETDRHNFLNLDLQVPPSSSGRPSSSIRDIVDILESNTMHPRIRPRQYTTDSERIDEHSIYTSELNNIESTASDQYPRSTLNVLDIQAKRFYDFLKQRMEEMGTPIANSARFKNKLSLEYIIPGRKAMIVDDGHDGHVEIVSKSIAANVFFSLLTLATQNLVGLKQRHQENMTQGFMIPSSSDIIVYA, encoded by the coding sequence ATGGCAGTTAGCGGGTTACCTTTACTAAAAGAGTCAGATCCAACTCAGTATGATAGTGTAGCAAAGGTATGGCTGCTTGCCACACTGTCGGGAGGAAATGGAGTGGGCGGCTACCGGATTAGGAGGGGATTGGTTGATTCAAGatttaagaaaaaagatattttaaACATATCCATACCAAAGACGTGCAAAGTCATCTCAAGAAGTAATGAAGCTTTACCATTAAGACAAGTGTCAAATCTGTTATATGGCGTCACGATATGCTACAACAAGAAGGctgaatttattttgaatgatCTCGATGCCATGTTAGTGCAATTACAAAGACGATTATTATTAACTAACACTGGCAAGAGTACTGTCACTGTCAGAAGCACGGTTGCAAATAACTCAACCCTAATTAATTTAAATTCCAACAACTTTTTGCTCAGAGATGACCCATTGTttaaaattgattttgttaAGAACTTTTCACTGGATGAAAGTGAAAAGCAATTATCAGATGCGCAAACAATCAGAAAACAAGACTACATTAATGAATTAGGTGGACTGCTAGTTCCTGCACAAACCAATAGCTATCAGAATGTTAATTTGAAATCGAGGTTGCTGAAAAGACCTTACACAATAGATTCCGACGATTTGGAAGAACTACCAGTTGATGAAAGTTTGAATTTAAACCTAGAATTTGACGACATAATGAGTGAATCCGAAAAGACAGAGTTAGGAATAAACTCAATTAACAAAGATATTGATCTTGATATAAACAAACTTTTTCCTTCAGACAAGACCAGCCTATTGGGTGCTATAAGTGAAGAAACTTTCGATTACTATcataatgatgaagaggCAGAAGAGGATTCTAATCTAAAAGATGAAGACACATTAGAACAGCCACCCagaaagaaactgaaaccaaaaaatgtgttttcttttgttaaGATCAAATACGATGATCGTATTAGTATCTCCAATGAACAAATAAGACGACAACAGGAATTATACAAAGATCATATGGCAATATTGCAACGAAAAGTTGTAGATAATAGTGGGAAAAAGCTCTCCACAACATATCAGTTAAAGCCATTCGAAGACTTAATAGTGAATAGCAAAGAAACTGATATTATGATTCGAGAAAAACAGCAGGCAAAAAAACCGAATGAACTTTTAACAAGTTTGAATGATTTGTTTAGTATCGAGGAGGACATTGAGAGAGGTCGTAGAGCATCTTCAGACAGACAAAGTAGTAAGTCCCGATCACAAAGTCTAAGAAGTGAAGAAATAGGGAGGAGAGTAGATAGCTCAAAAATCCTTGATAATTCCACAGCTGACAATGAGAACAGTTCCTCCTCACACTTAATGATTAATTTGGAACAAATAGACGAAGACTATGAGACAAATGATAACAGCTCAGAGTTTTCTGAAACGGATAGGCacaattttttgaatttagaCCTTCAAGTACCACCTTCTAGCTCGGGTAGACCATCTAGTTCTATTCGAGATATCGTAGACATATTGGAAAGTAATACCATGCACCCAAGGATTCGCCCTCGTCAATAtaccactgattcagaaaGAATAGATGAACATAGCATATACACATCAGAATTGAATAATATAGAAAGTACAGCCAGTGACCAATATCCTAGATCAACTCTAAATGTTCTAGATATTCAAGCGAAGAGGTTCTATGACTTCCTCAAGCAAAGAATGGAGGAAATGGGCACTCCAATAGCAAACTCAGCTAGATTTAAGAATAAGCTTTCTCTCGAATACATTATCCCTGGTAGAAAAGCAATGATAGTAGACGACGGTCATGATGGCCATGTAGAAATTGTATCCAAGTCTATTGCTGCTAATGTCTTTTTTAGTTTGCTGACGCTAGCCACACAAAATCTTGTCGGCCTTAAACAACGTCATCAAGAAAATATGACACAAGGATTTATGATTCCTTCTAGTTCTGATATAATTGTATACGCATGA
- the HAA1 gene encoding Haa1p (CAGL0L09339g~Putative transcription factor, involved in regulation of response to acetic acid stress) → MVLINGVKYACERCIRGHRVTTCNHSDQPLMMIKPKGRPSTTCDYCKFLRKNKKTIPDESRCTCGRLEKKRLQKEAEEEARRKGLPLPVPEKKTRKKKEVSSMPPGIISPTSSGATRKKMISLEPRKAISSDHLHLHHSQTSPTMATNGKSLRRRNNTTSSSGLTIGLKEQNSFSSFSGHVGDVTSPASINELSVHPSNMSANKFYNFSNSLNENDESTNLTSNPFLDRIDSSTSLESSVFNRNIRPNNDSSSLLGRDFLDTIDTGVNNQQTAIHSAGVSGTSHSSTHTHPVPTGRVTKEYHHIPSMTSISSLHSTQSLEHNFNLPQSPPLSTVSFSLLSDTLSPPTHSGVFRKSNNMSHNNQPIRSLDWESGNQSDNNISPISNNNISQGDRNDYIPNGKNNHNYTASQPRKIQRSVSEQNSHENATIGLNPLYNSKKITPKTRTHVGEVIIPLDEYVPPDINGIGRVNGSESLTAQDWPLPIDEAPNGVEFNDVMNNRNSDRDNNMANDIQSHYSDNFSTTATEAEQAIMSDSDIITSNPKDLAYTGLLDMLSNGSSVSNMSKMNFFGHGNNKNDRFSVNLNSRDPNNKQNNSIAVSRYSNDYIDDKKVTTDNASTRSVEVLSLTPSFMDIPDRMESNKTEIAADSTNSYNQTRSDSDRRAEFQHFQEQQMLARQAQSQLYRKKNQTSTQDEPTQSFTSSSKFDGSDPDPILGIRKPSFEDNNMFSNASSHNALANPKSNSISFDASRESSDYKGVLGKQPSNLMHVREVNNIDDSLLPTFADIDRYSGGDAYMDVDSSLAGVSSREEDSTRANNNQDTGEDFDNKGRFNLTHHTSPTLGRDDNSPISSLQVVSPPSQLLSDEGFAELDNFMTSL, encoded by the coding sequence ATGGTTTTGATAAATGGCGTTAAATACGCTTGTGAGAGATGTATTAGAGGCCATAGGGTTACCACATGTAACCATTCAGATCAGCCactgatgatgataaaaCCTAAAGGTAGGCCGTCTACCACCTGTGACTATTGTAAATTtctaagaaaaaataagaagacTATACCCGATGAGAGTCGATGTACATGTGGAAGGCTTGAGAAAAAGCGGCTCCAGAAAGAGGCAGAGGAAGAGGCAAGGAGGAAAGGGTTGCCATTGCCGGTACCAGAGAAGAAGacaaggaagaagaaagaggtTAGTTCTATGCCTCCTGGAATCATCAGTCCTACCTCATCTGGTGCAActagaaagaaaatgatttCCTTGGAACCGCGTAAAGCGATCTCATCTGACCACCTTCATCTGCATCATAGTCAAACTAGTCCCACGATGGCGACAAATGGGAAGTCTTTGAGGAGAAGAAATAACACTACAAGTAGCAGTGGTTTGACAATAGGATTGAAGGAACAGAATAGCTTCAGTAGTTTTTCTGGTCATGTTGGTGATGTTACGAGTCCTGCATCAATAAATGAACTGAGTGTTCACCCTAGTAATATGTCAGCCAATAAGTTTTATAACTTCTCAAACTCtttgaatgaaaatgatgaatCTACGAATCTGACGTCTAATCCATTCCTGGATAGAATAGATTCATCCACGTCATTAGAAAGTTCTGTGTTCAACAGGAATATAAGACCAAATAATGACTCTTCAAGTTTACTAGGTAGGGATTTTTTGGATACTATAGATACAGGTGTAAACAACCAACAAACAGCAATACATTCGGCCGGTGTATCAGGAACAAGTCACAGTAGTACACATACACACCCTGTCCCTACTGGTAGGGTCACAAAAGAATACCATCATATTCCATCGATgacttcaatttcatctttaCATTCTACCCAATCCTTAGAACATAACTTCAATCTGCCTCAAAGTCCACCTCTAAGTACCGTTTCATTCAGTCTCTTAAGTGATACGCTATCTCCACCGACACATAGTGGAGTATTTCGGAAGTCAAACAATATGTCACATAATAATCAACCAATTAGGTCTCTCGATTGGGAATCAGGTAATCAAtctgataataatataagTCCTATTTCGAATAACAATATATCACAGGGTGACAGAAATGACTACATACCAAATGGAAAAAATAATCATAATTATACTGCCTCACAACCAAGAAAAATTCAGAGATCGGTGAGTGAGCAAAACTCGCATGAAAATGCTACCATTGGGTTAAATCCGCTGTATAACTCTAAGAAAATTACTCCTAAAACTAGGACTCATGTTGGAGAGGTCATTATTCCACTAGATGAATATGTGCCGCCGGACATAAACGGAATAGGAAGAGTCAACGGAAGTGAATCATTAACAGCTCAAGACTGGCCTTTACCAATTGATGAAGCACCGAATGGTGTCGAATTTAATGATGTTATGAATAATAGAAACTCGGATAGAGACAACAACATGGCTAACGATATTCAAAGTCATTATAGTGACAATTTCAGTACAACAGCTACAGAGGCAGAACAGGCGATCATGAGTGATTCTGATATTATTACCTCAAATCCGAAAGATTTGGCATATACTGGTCTTTTAGATATGCTTTCAAATGGTTCGTCTGTTTCTAATATGTCGAAgatgaatttttttggtCATGGAAATAATAAGAATGATCGCTTCTCTGTGAACTTGAATTCTCGTGATCCcaacaacaaacaaaataatagtatTGCAGTCAGTCGTTACTCTAATGATTATATAGATGATAAAAAGGTTACGACAGACAACGCTAGCACTAGAAGTGTCGAGGTGCTATCACTAACTCCCAGTTTTATGGATATTCCGGATCGGATGGAGTCGAACAAGACCGAGATAGCTGCAGATTCAACCAACAGTTATAATCAAACTCGTTCTGACAGTGATAGAAGAGCCGAGTTCCAAcactttcaagaacaacagaTGTTAGCTCGACAGGCACAATCACAACTTTACCGTaagaaaaatcaaactTCTACTCAAGATGAACCTACACAGTCATTTACGTCAAGCTCGAAATTTGATGGCTCCGATCCAGATCCAATTCTTGGTATCAGAAAGCCTAGTTTTGAAGATAACAATATGTTTAGTAATGCAAGCAGTCATAATGCATTAGCCAATCCTAAGAGTAATTCTATTTCCTTTGACGCTTCTAGAGAATCTAGTGATTATAAAGGTGTTCTGGGGAAGCAACCCTCTAACTTAATGCATGTGAGAGAGGTCAATAACATAGATGATAGTTTGTTACCGACTTTTGCAGATATAGACAGGTACAGCGGGGGCGATGCATATATGGATGTTGACTCTAGTCTTGCAGGAGTATCttcaagagaagaagattcCACTCGAGCCAATAATAATCAAGATACCGGtgaagattttgataataaagGACGGTTCAACCTTACGCATCACACCAGCCCAACACTAGGTAGAGATGATAACTCCCCCATTAGCAGTTTACAGGTAGTGTCTCCTCCAAGCCAATTATTATCTGACGAAGGTTTCGCTGAATTGGATAATTTTATGACATCGCTATGA
- a CDS encoding uncharacterized protein (CAGL0L09361g~Protein of unknown function), with protein sequence MPHFLLWGEKKKRDNCFWGYICNGFFSIQSHCNHLANGNQLENPFSAVVCFFANSSASVRTYTYDPFVVPFISFVGTRRFLVFELAKLMKCSRLWNDFLRESLSSGVLIQI encoded by the coding sequence ATGCCCCACTTCCTACTTTGGggagagaaaaagaaacgaGATAATTGTTTCTGGGGGTACATTTGCAATGGGTTTTTTTCCATCCAATCTCATTGCAATCATTTGGCAAATGGTAATCAATTGGAAAATCCTTTTTCGGCGGTAGTGTGCTTCTTTGCGAACAGTAGCGCAAGCGTGCGCACATATACTTACGATCCATTTGTCGTCCCgttcatttcttttgttgGGACACGCAGATTTTTGGTGTTTGAGCTAGCTAAACTAATGAAATGCTCACGACTATGGAATGACTTTCTCCGAGAGTCCCTTTCTTCTGGAGTGTTAATCCAGATTTAG
- a CDS encoding uncharacterized protein (CAGL0L09372g~Protein of unknown function) produces the protein MMEGQNISARNSSATAIYYGKIEDKGSKKKQNESFSFLDLEPVGPYFHFTHRSRWRRRGREGGSFKKTHNTHTHTKKKKEIDEEDSILYSEVCATCKRKHQNLI, from the coding sequence ATGATGGAGGGGCAAAACATTAGTGCTAGAAACAGCAGTGCGACAGCAATATATTATGGAAAAATAGAAGACAAAGGGTCCAAAAAGAAGCAGAACGAAAGTTTTTCCTTCCTCGACCTGGAACCAGTTGGGCCCTACTTCCATTTCACACACAGATCACGCTGGAGAAGGAGGGGAAGGGAGGGTGGAAGTTTCAAAAAGACTCAtaacacacacacacacacaaaaaaaaagaaagaaattgatgaagaggaCTCCATTCTGTACAGTGAAGTCTGTGCCACATGTAAGAGAAAACACCAGAACCTAATCTGA
- the SUT2 gene encoding Sut2p (CAGL0L09383g~Ortholog(s) have sequence-specific DNA binding activity), with the protein MATSITVLNRDTSLPPLLLPNLSSSRASFGDSLSSVPSSRSNSSSTTLSRIDSTSSAASSVSSTDLFLSSQHVNLELKKARTDDHYYYNPAFAAATLSPVSSLPKPTQMLDVPTLSTLPSFTSTYTTHSPTTPGEVIGSANIGATLSKFESRAFKVSKSKKAILNLASPKQKLPSPKLGVIQKPISVPPKKSSPFVSAFNTMASNIKSTSDLVANNAGKRQRIGPSCDKCRSKKIKCDAKIDILCQDEAVLHMFGQSLHHELTKHEIETQLGQEVYSQSSTFAYISKDLMSKIESREPDAKIIKHLDKIIYFQPCTSCSRKKNTAVCAFSKGFTRADINIFSKIGSRVAQKPIYEMTYKEYKKAGF; encoded by the coding sequence ATGGCTACAAGTATAACTGTTTTGAATAGAGATACATCTCTCCCACCACTGCTACTACCCAATCTATCATCGTCAAGGGCTTCCTTTGGTGATTCGTTGAGTAGTGTACCAAGCTCTCGCAGTAATAGCAGCTCCACTACATTGAGCCGCATAGATTCCACTTCCTCTGCTGCATCATCGGTATCCTCTactgatttatttttaagtAGTCAGCATGTTAACCTAGAACTGAAGAAGGCTAGAACAGATGACCATTACTATTATAATCCTGCTTTTGCTGCTGCGACATTGAGTCCCGTATCATCTTTGCCAAAGCCTACACAAATGCTAGACGTTCCAACTTTAAGCACTTTGCCATCATTCACAAGCACGTACACCACACATTCCCCAACCACACCTGGTGAGGTTATTGGGTCCGCTAACATCGGTGCCACATTGAGCAAATTCGAAAGTAGGGCCTTCAAGGTATCGAAGTCTAAGAAAGCTATACTAAACCTTGCCTCTCCAAAACAGAAACTACCCTCCCCAAAACTTGGTGTGATCCAAAAACCGATTTCTGTACCGCCAAAGAAATCTTCCCCTTTTGTGTCTGCATTCAATACTATGGCAAGTAATATCAAGTCTACATCAGATCTAGTGGCCAACAATGCAGGTAAGAGGCAAAGAATTGGCCCTAGTTGTGACAAATGCCGCTCCAAGAAAATTAAATGTGACGCTAAGATAGACATTCTTTGCCAAGACGAAGCTGTCCTTCACATGTTTGGTCAAAGCCTACACCATGAGCTAACCAAGCATGAGATCGAAACCCAGCTAGGCCAAGAAGTGTACAGTCAAAGCAGCACATTTGCTTACATTTCTAAAGATTTAATGTCAAAGATTGAAAGCAGGGAACCAGATGCTAAGATTATCAAGCATCTGGATAAGATAATCTACTTCCAACCTTGTACTTCTTGTtctagaaagaaaaatactGCAGTATGTGCTTTCTCTAAAGGTTTTACTAGAGCCGACATTAACATCTTCTCTAAGATTGGTTCGCGTGTTGCTCAAAAGCCAATTTACGAAATGACTTACAAGGAATACAAGAAGGCAGGATTCTAA